TGCGGTTGAATCCGATTCGTAGATGGGCACAACTACGCCGCCAACGGTCATTACTGCCAGGTCAAGGACCAGCCAGTCAAAACTGGTGGGCGACAAGATTGCCACCCGCTCACCGGCCTCCAGACCCCACGCAAGAAAACCTCGTGCGATCACCTCGACGCGATCCAGCAGGTCAGACGCGGTGATGGGAAGCGTTGCGCCCACCGAGGAGCGATCTTCAACCACGACATCAAAGGGGAACTCGTCGGCACGCTTGCGCAGCATTGACGGAATCGTCATCAATGGATCCACCGGCTGGGTGAGGTCAGCACGATATACGGTCTGATCTCGGTCAGACATTGTGATTCCCTTTCATGTGGACAGTCATGATGGACGACGGGGCGGCCATCATCTATGTTTCAGACAAGCTTACCGCAGGCGGGCGAGCACCTTACACGTTGAAGTACATGTCGAACTCTGCTGGGTGCGGGTAGGCACGCATCGGCGCGATCTCGTTGGCGATCTTGTACTCAATCCACGTGTCAATCAAATCCTGCGTAAAGACGTCGTTTTCTGTCAGGAAGTCTGAATCGGCACGCAGGTGATCCAACGCCGCTTCAAGAGAGTGAGGCAGCTTGGCGATATCGGTGTATTCCTGCGGAGGCAGGTCGTACAGATCCTTATCGATGGGGGCGGCAGGCTCCACGCGGTTGCGAATACCGTCCAGGCCGGCCATCAGGCACGCCGAGAAGGACAGGTACGGGTTCGCTGACGGGTCAGGTACGCGGTACTCGACACGCTTGGCCTTTGGTGAGGTTCCTGACACCGGAATGCGGATACACGCTGACCTGTTGCGCGCCGAATAAACGAGGTTGACCGGCGCTTCGAAGCCCGGCATGAGTCGACGGTAGGAGTTAATCGACGGGTTCGTAAAGGCGAGCAGGGCGGGCGCGTGCTCCAACAGGCCTCCGATGAACCAGCGCGCCAGGTCGGACAGGGAACCATATCCTCGTTCGTCATAGAACAGCGGGTCGCCGTCTTTCCACAGGGACAGGTGGGTGTGCATACCAGAGCCGTTGTCACCGAAGAGTGGCTTAGGCATGAACGTGGCGGTCTTGCCGCATTCCCACGCGGAGTTGCGCACAATGTACTTGAACTTCATCATGTCGTCGGCGGCCTGGCACAGAGGTGCAAAACGGTAGTTGATCTCATGCTGGCCGCCTGCACCGACCTCGTGGTGCGCGCGCTCAATGACGAGGCCCGCTTCAGCAAGATTGTGTGTCATGTGATCACGAACGTCAGCAAACATATCTATCGGGGAAACCGGCGCGTACCCGCCTTTCAGTGGCGTCTTGTAGCCCAGGTTCATGCCGTCCTCGTTGCGCGCGGTGTTCCAGTAGGCATCATCGCTGTCCAGTCGGAACATGCTGTGGTGAGGCTCGACTTTGTACTGCACGCTGTCAAACATGTAGAACTCGGCTTCAGCGCCGATGAAGCACGTATCGGCAATGCCGGTCGACTTCAGATAGGCCTCAGCTTTTTGCGCCACCTGCCGCGGATCACGGGAGAACGGTTCAGAGGTGAACGGATCAACGACCGAAAAGACGACGACCAGTGTCTTGGCAGCGCGGAAAGGGTCGACGTAGGCGGTGGTGATGTCGGGGACGAGCTTCATATCGGACTCGTGAATCGCGGAAAAGCCGCGCACAGATGAACCGTCGAACATCAGGCCGTCTGACAACGCGCCGTCGATGAACTCATTGGGAGGAACAATCATGTGCTGCTGAATGCCGAAAAGATCGCAGTAGCGTACATCGATGAATTCAATCTCTTCACGTGTGATGAAGTCGACTATTTCTTTCTCGCTGGTGAACATTCGTGTGTCCCTTCCGGGTCGATTCATGAGATCACGGCAGTCGCCATGTCTGAGTGTACTCATTTGAACGCCCGCACTCACATCGCGTCCGTCCTGCGTGGTGCCGTTCAATTGGCGCCGTCGCTGCCGGAAGCTAGGCTAAAGGAATGGCGAAGTTGGATCAGTGGCGCCCTCGGACGAGCGACATTCCCACGCAGCCGGGAGTGTACCGATTTCGTGACGACCAGGGCCGCGTCATCTATGTCGGTAAAGCGAAAAACCTTCGCAACCGGCTGACCAACTATTTTCAGGATCCTCAGGTTCTGCATCCGCGCACCCGCCACATGGTTGCAACAGCTGCCAGCGTGCAGTGGACAGTTGTGTCTAACGAGATCGAAGCGCTCTCCCTGGAATTCACGTGGATCAAGGAATTCGACCCGCGATTCAACGTGATGTATCGCGATGACAAGTCCTATCCGTACCTTGCGGTGACGATGTCAGAAAAGTTTCCGCGTGTCCACATCACGCGGCAGTCGCGCAGAAAAGGCACACGCTATTTTGGCCCCTACACGCAAGTGTGGGCGATCCGCGAAACCATCGACATGCTGCTGCGAGTTTTCCCTGTCAGAACATGTTCACCTGGTGTCTTCAAACGCTACCAGGCGCAGTGCAGGCCGTGTCTGCTGGGCGATATTGGCAAATGCTCTGCGCCGTGTGCCGGGCGCATCAGTGCCGACGCTCATCGTGAACTTGCGCAGAACCTGTGTGAGTTCATGCAGGGCAAGGCTGCGCCGGTTATTCGCTCCCTTGAGGAACAGATGAAGCAGGCTGCCGCCGAACTCGACTTTGAGAAAGCCGCCAGGCTGCGTGACGATCTGAAAGCCATGACGACGGTGCTGGAGCGTAACACGATGGTCCTGGAGGACGGAACTGACGCTGACGTATTCGCCCTGGCGTGTGATGAACTGGACGCTGCCGTGTATGTCTTCCACGTGCGGGGAGGTCGCGTACGAGGCACACGCGGCTGGGTAGTAGACCGCGTTGACGATGCGAGTGAGGCAGATCTGATGAGCGCTCTGCTCGAGCAAGTTTACGGAGACGTTCCTGCCGCCGAACAACCTTTACGAGGGCGGCCGCGCGGCCAGGCTGAAGCCCGGTCGGTCGACGATGTGGCACATACGCCCACATCAGCGCTTCCCCGGGAAGTTCTGGTGTCAGTGGAGCCTGCGGATCGCGACGCCCTGGAGAAGTGGCTCACCACGTTGCGCGGTGCGCGTGTGCGTGTGCGTGTGCCTCAGCGCGGAACCGCGGCTTCCTTGATGAAAACGGTGCAGGAAAACGCGCAGCAGTCGCTGGTTCTTCACCGCACGAAACGTGCCAGTGACCTCACCCAGCGGTCCCGGGCGCTCGAAGAACTGGCTGAGAACCTCGGCCTGGAAGCAGCACCGCTGCGTATCGAGTGCTACGACATTTCCCACACAGCCGGCCAGCAGCAGGTTGCTTCGATGGTGGTATTTGAAGATGGTGCCCCGCGTAAGTCGGACTACCGCACGTTCAATATCCGACCGCGCTCCGACGGCACACCGCCTGACGATACGGCGGCAATGACGCAGGTATTGCAGCGGCGCTTCACCCGCCTGCTGGCGGAAGAGGCCGGCATTGAAGGTGAAGACGATGATGGTGTGGAGTTCGCTACTGGACCGATCGATCCGCACACGGGACGCCCTCGTCGATTTTCCTACCGGCCGGATCTTGTGGTGGTTGACGGCGCACTGGCGCAGGTGAATGCGGCCGAAAAGGCTTTAACAGGGGTGGGGGTTGACCTGCCGGTTGTAGGACTGGCCAAACGTCTGGAGGAAGTGTGGGTGCCTGGTGATGAGTTTCCACTGATTTTGCCTCGCACCTCGGCTGCTCTGTATTTGCTGCAGTATTTGCGCGATGAATCTCACCGTTTTGCGATTACGCACCATCGGCGTCGACGCACGAAAGCACAGACGCGGTCTGTCCTGGACGGAATTGAGGGACTGGGGCCCGTACGTCAAAAAGCGTTGCTGGCTCATTTCGGCTCGGTGAAGCGCCTGCGGGCTGCCAGCGCTGAGCAGATTGAACACGTCCAGGGTATCGGACCAGCATTGGCCGCTACTATTGTGGAATCGCTTGGCACTGACCGTGAGGAGACTCGCAATGACTGAATCGACGTCGCCCCTTCCTACACCGCTTCCGGCGCGGGTATTGCTGCTGGGATCGGGGGAACTGGGGCGTGAACTGACGATTTCGCTCAAGCGCCTGGGCGCCCATGTGACTGCGGTCGATGCCTATGCGCATGCTCCCGCGATGCAGGTTGCGGATGACTATCGTGTGATCGACATGAGCGATCCGGACTCTTTGCGTGACGTGCTCAGCAGCGTGCACGTTGACCTGATTGTGCCCGAACTGGAAGCAATTGCCACGCACGTGCTGGCCGAATTTGAACAGGCTGGGAGCGCACGCGTCGTTCCGAACGCGTTCGCGGTGCAGGCAACGATGGATCGCGAACGCATACGTAGCGTGGCGAGTGCTGTTCCAGGGGTGCGCACATCGAAGTTTCGCTTCGCATCCAGTGTCGACGAGGTGCGCAGCGCGCTGGAATATACGGGCGTACCGGCCTTCATTAAACCCACGATGTCCTCGTCGGGACATGGACAGTCGCGAGTTGAATCCGTTGACGAGGCTGAATCGGCGTGGACATGTGCCCAGGACGATGCGCGGGCCACCACAGGGCGCGTCATCGTTGAGGAGGGCGTGACATTCGACTGTGAAATCACTCTGCTCACCGTGCGGTGGTGGGACGACGAGGCAGGCGAGGTTCGAACCAGCGTGTGTGAACCGATCGGTCACCGGCAGGTCAGCGGTGACTACGTTGAATCGTGGCAAAGCGCCGACATTTCACCGCCTGCACGTGAGCGAGCCGAGGAGATGGCTATTGCCGTCACCGACGCTCTGGCAGAGCACGGGGCGGAGCCATGTCTGGGACTGTTTGGAGTGGAGTTCTTCATTCAGGGCGACGACGTGTGGTTCTCCGAGTTGTCACCGCGCCCACATGACACCGGCATGGTGACCATGATGACGCAGGACCAATCTGAATTCGACATTCATGCTCGCGCGATCCTTGGCCTGCCCGTCGACACGACGATGCGCCGCACTGGAGCATCTGCAGTTGTGAAGGCGCCACGAGCGTTCTCCCTTGCCGGTTACGAGGGTGTCGCCCGCGCGCTACGTGACGGAGGAGATTTGAGAATCTTCTCGAAATCCGCCACGCGTGCCGGCCGCAGGCTGGCGGTGGCGCTGGCATGGGGCGACTCGGTGCCGGAAGCACGTGAACGTGCTCAGGCGATTGCGAGCGAAGTGACGGTAGTCGAACGTGATGACTCAGCACAAAATACCGATGAAGATGGCATCCTAGTTTCATGACGACAACGCACAACAGTGACGACGTGGATCCGCTGACAGTTCCTCAGGGCATTCCACTGCTAGATCGTGACACGCCTCCGCCGGAAGAAGCGGAGGAGGACACGAACGAAGTCCTCATTATCACCGGCCGTTCAGGTGCTGGCCGCTCTCAGGCTGCGCGTGCGTTAGAGGACCTCGACTGGTACGTGGTCGATAATCTGCCTCCCTCGATGCTGCCGGCACTGGTCGGCATGATGTCTCCACGCGGAGGTGCGGGCGTACACCGCCTGGCCGCCGTGGTAGATGTGCGCTCAGGCGCCTTTTTCGCTGACTTGACATCCACACTGGAAAAGATGCGCGACAGCGGAATCATGTACCGCCTCATTTTCCTGGAAGCCAACGAACCGACACTGGTGCGCCGATATGAGTCGAACAGGCGGCCGCACCCTCTTCAGGGGGACGGGACACTACTGGACGGCATCACACGTGAAATGGAGTTGTTGGCACCGCTGCGCGAACACGCGGATGAAGTGATCGATACGTCCGCTATGTCAGTGCATGACCTGTCGCGACACATCCGCGACGTCATTGCAGGGGAAGGAGAGCGTCCCCTGCAGCTCACAGTTGAATCTTTCGGATTCAAGTACGGACTGCCGCTGGATGCCGACCATGTCGTGGACGTCCGCTTCCTGAAGAACCCGTACTGGGTGGGGGAGCTGCGCCACTTGACGGGGCGCGACGAACCGGTCGCACAGTATGTGCTCGATCAGCCCGGAGCTCGCGAATTTGCCGAGAATTATGTTGACCTGCTGCTGCCCATCATGGAGGGCTATGTCAGTGAGCTGAAGCCTTTCGTGACGATTGCCGTCGGGTGCACAGGTGGTCGGCACCGGTCGGTCGCGATCGCAGAACTGATCGCTCAGCGTTTCCGTAGCCACCAATTGACGGTGCGAGTCCTTCACCGCGACATAGGCAGGGACTGATTATGGCGGGATATCTGGATGCAGAAGGATGGGCACAGCGCGGTGAATCCGGCTCACGTGTCGTTGCTTTGGGGGGTGGACACGGGCTGTCCGCAACCCTGCGGGCTCTGCGACACATCACGCATCAGCTCACAGCGATCGTCACAGTAGCCGACGATGGGGGATCCTCAGGACGTCTGCGTTCTGAAACAGATCTTCTACCTCCAGGAGATCTGCGAATGGCTCTGGCCAGTTTGTGCGAGGAAACCGAATGGGGACTGACCTGGCGCGATGTGATGCAGCTGCGTCTGCGTACCAACGGGCCATTGAATGGCCATGCCCTTGGGAACCTGCTGATCTCCGGCCTGTGGCAGCTTCTGGGCGACCCCGTTGAGGGTTTGGAATGGGTCGGCCGGCTCCTGGGCGCTCAGGGCCGGGTCCTGCCGATGGCATCAGTTCCACTGGACATTGAAGCCGATATGGAAAACGAAGGCGAGCTGTACACGGTACGGGGCCAGTCACGCGTCGCCGTCGCGCCCGGACGTGTGCGCCACGTGCGCCTTATCCCTGAGGATCCGCCCGTCCCAGAGGCTGCAATGCACGCCATCCAGGAAGCTGAATGGGTCGTGCTCGGTCCAGGGTCGTGGTACACCTCGTTAATTCCGCACCTGCTGGTTTCACAGTTGCACCGGGCACTGGTCACAACAGATGCCCACAGGGCACTGGTCCTGAATCTGGCCCGCCAGCGTGGTGAAACAGACACGATGAGCGCTGCCGATCACGTGCGCGTCCTACGCGACCATGCACCTGATCTCAAGCTGGACGTTGTCATTGCCGACCCGACTGCCACGGATGATATTGATACGCTCATTCAGGCAGCGCAGGACGTGGGCGCTCGAGTCATGTTGCGCCAGGTGCGAACGGGCGACGGGAAGCCCCATCATGATCCGTTGCGTCTGGCTGCGGCTCTGCGAGATGCATTCGATGGATTCATGGGAGAGGTGGGACGATCGGAACCGTGGTTAGCATGAGCAGTTGTCATCAAGGCGCTCTACACGACACGAGGAGGCGATCATGTCTTTAACGATGGACATGAAAGAGGAGCTTGCTCACCTGGTTCCTGCACGTCAATCGACAATGGCGGCCGAGGCTGCTGTGATGCTCCGATTTGCCGGAGGTCTGCACCTCGTGTCTGGTCGAATTATCATCGAGGCTGAACTGGATTCCCCACTTGTCGCTCGACGCCTGCGAGCCTTCCTCACCTCGCTGTACGGTACGGAATCATCTGTTGTTGTCGTGTCAGGTGGTGCGCTGCGTCGCGGTGACCGATACGTGGTGCGCGTCGTCAAGGAAGCAGACGCCCTGGCACGCGTGACAGGACTGGTCGATCAACTGGGACGCCCGGTCAGAGGCTTGGCGCCGCACCTGGTCAGCGCCGGAAAAGACGAAGCAGCAGCAGGATGGCGAGGAGCCTTTCTGGCACGAGGATCCCTGCTGGAACCGGGTCGATCAACGTCGATGGAAGTGACCTGTCCCGGCCCTGAAGCGGCAATGGCCCTTGTCGGGTGTGCACGACGACTGGGAGCGACGGGGAAGTCGCGCGAAATCCGCGGAGCTGATCGGGTTGTCATCCGGGAGGCGGACTCGATTTCCACGCTCATCAATGCGATGGGTGCCGTCAAGACGTTTGAGGTGTGGAAAGAACGCCGCGAACGTCGCGAAGCGCGAGGCAGCGCCAACCGCCTGGCCAACTTTGATGATGCGAACCTTCGGCGCTCGGCTCGTGCGGCAGTAGCCGCAGGTGCCAGGGTTCGACGTGCCTTTGAGATTCTGGGCGACTCCGTGCCGCCGCATCTGCGTGAGGCGGGCGAACTGCGCATCCAATACCGCCAGGCTTCATTGGAAGAACTGGGTAAGCACATTGATCCACCCTTGACTAAGGACGCCGTGGCGGGGCGCATCCGTAGACTGCTGGCAATGGCCGATAAGGCTGCACACGAGCAGGGGATACCCGACACTGAGTCTGCACTCACGCTCGAAATGTTCGATGATTAGAAGTGTCACGAACAGCCTGTTCGCTTGACGCAAACTTCTTGTAGGCCATTCGACCCTGACTAAATGGCCTATGGGGTGTACATTGAAGAGTGCTTGAACCGCAGAAGTCTGCGGGCTGGATTGTGGTACCGAGCCCTATCCGGTTGCACGAAATACGTGCCCCTTTATGGGGTACAAGCAGGAGGACTATAGTGACCATCCGCGTTGGAATCAACGGCTTCGGCCGCATCGGCCGCAACTTCTTCCGTGCCGCTCGTCAGCAGGGTGCGGATTTTGAAATCGTGGCAGTAAACGATCTGACCGATAACAAGACCCTCGCTCACTTGCTCAAGTTTGACTCCATCACGGGTCGTCTTGACGCAGAGGTGACCTACGACGAGGAGTCAATCTCCGTCGATGGAAAGAAGATTGTTGCTCTCGAAGAGCGCGATCCGGCCAACCTGCCGTGGAAGGACCTCGGCGTAGATGTCGTCGTCGAGTCCACCGGATTCTTTACAGACGGTGAGAAGGCAAAGGCCCACATCGAAGCCGGTGCCAAGAAGGTAATCATCTCCGCGCCTGGCAAGAACGTTGACGCCACATTCGTCATGGGCGTGAACAGCGACGACTACGACAACGAGAAGCACAACATCGTGTCGAACGCCTCGTGCACCACCAACTGCCTTGCTCCTCTGGCCAAGGTTCTCGATGAGGCTTTCGGAATCGATAGCGGCCTCATGGTGACCGTGCACGCCTACACCGGCGATCAGCGCATCCACGACGCACCGCACAAGGATCTGCGTCGCGCCCGCGCAGCAGCTCTGAACATCGTCCCGACCTCGACCGGTGCAGCCCGCGCCGTGTCCCTGGTTCTTCCTCAGCTGAAGGGCCGTCTGGACGGCTACGCAATGCGCGTCCCGGTTCCGACCGGCTCCGTCGTCGACCTCACCTTCATCCCGAAGAAGGAAGGCGTCACCGCCGAAGACGTGAACGCAGCATGCAAGGCAGCCTCGACCGGCGAATTTGCCGAAGCGTTCAAGTACTCCGAGGATGAACTGGTTTCGACCGACATCACCGGCGATCCCCACACCTCCATCTTCGACTCGAAGCTGACCAAGGTCATTGACAACCAGATCAAGGTTGTCTCCTGGTACGACAACGAATGGGGCTACTCCAACAGCCTCGTTCGCCTGACCTCGAAGGTCGCGGCCGCGCTCTGAGCACGACGTTAGAATGAGGAGAGGCGCCCGCATGCATATCTCTGCGTGCGGGCGCCTTTTCCATGGTGGCTCAACGAGCCGCCCCCATCGACGAATTTGACATACCCTGCACTGCACAATCAAGGGAGGTTCAATGAGGACCATAGAAACATTGGGTGACCTGCGCGGCAAGCGCGTCCTCGTCCGCTCGGACTTCAATGTCCCGATCAAGGACGGCGAAATCACCGACGACGGACGTATCCGGGCAGCTCTACCGACACTGAACAAGCTTGTTGACGAAGGAGCACGCATCCTCGTCATGGCACACATGGGTCGACCGAAAGGCGAAGTGAAGCCTGAATTCTCACTCAAGCCCGTTGCCGCACGTCTGGCAGAGCTGATCGATGCCCCCGTCAGCCTCGCAGAGGACACAACGGGCCCCTCGGCACACGAGGCGGCAGAAAAGATCAAGGACGGCGAGATCGTCCTGCTGGAGAATGTTCGATTCGACCCCCGCGAAACCTCGAAGGATGACGCGGAGCGTGAAGCCTTCGCCAAGGAAATGGCTGAACTGGCCGACGCATTCGTCTCCGACGGATTCGGCGTAGTCCACCGCAAGCAGGCATCCGTATACGACATCGCCAAGCTCCTGCCCTCCGCAGCCGGCCTCCTGGTCGTCAAGGAAATTGAATCCCTGTCACGCGTGACAGGCGATCCTGAGCGTCCCTACGCCGTTGTGCTGGGAGGCTCGAAAGTCTCCGACAAGCTCGGCGTCATCGAGAATCTGCTGACCAAGGCCGATATGCTGCTCATCGGCGGTGGCATGTCGTTCACCTTCCTGGCCGCGAAAGGCTACGAGGTGGGCAAGTCCCTGCTCGAGGAAGATCAGATCGATACAGTCAAGGAATACATCGACGAGGCCGACAAGCGCGGCGTCAAGCTGGTTCTCCCAGTCGACGTCGTTGCGGCGCCCGAATTCAAGGCTGACGCGCCGGCAACGGTTGTTGACGCCGACAAGATGCCCGCTGACCAGATGGGTCTGGACATCGGACCGAAGTCCGGCGAATTGTTCGCACAGACACTGGCCGAGGCCAAGACTGTGGCGTGGAACGGCCCGATGGGCGTATTCGAGTTCGAGGCATTCGCAGAGGGCACCCGCGCCGTGGCGCAGGCACTGTCATCAGGCTCAATGTTCTCGGTGGTCGGTGGCGGCGACTCGGCAGCAGCCATTCGTCAACTCGGATTCGACGAATCCACTTTCTCTCACATTTCCACAGGCGGTGGAGCGTCCCTCGAACTCCTCGAAGGCAAGACTCTGCCCGGTATCGCAGTTCTGGAGGACTGAAACATGGCACGTACACCTTTGATGGCCGGAAACTGGAAGATGAACCTCAACCACCTTGAGGCTGTTCATTTGGTCCAGGGCCTCGCAATGGCGTTGGATGACGCGAATTTCACCTATGACGACGTTGAAGTTGTGGTCATCCCACCGTTTACCGATATCCGCTCCGTTCAGACTGTCGTTGAGGGTGACAACCTCAAGATCAAGTACGGCGCGCAGGACATCTCAACGCACGAATCCGGCGCATACACCGGTGAAGTGTCAGCTGAAATGCTCGCCAAGCTGGGTGTCAGCTATGTTGTCGTCGGCCACTCCGAACGTCGCGAATACCACGGCGAAAGCGATGCATTGGTGGGCGAGAAGGCCCGCGTTGCACTGGCAGCCGGGATGACCCCGATCATCTGCTGCGGTGAGGGCCTCGAGGTCCGCAAGGAAGGCCGTCACGTCGAGCACGTCCTGGCTCAGATCGACGGTGCACTCGATGGGATGGACGCCGAGCAGGCTGCCAAGATCGTCATTGCCTACGAGCCCATCTGGGCGATCGGCACCGGCGAGGTTGCGACACCTGAAGATGCCCAGGAGGTGTGCGGTGCGATCCGCGCACGTCTGGCAGAGCTGTACACACCGGAACTGGCTGACAGCGTCCGCGTTCTGTACGGCGGCTCCGTGAAGTCGACGAACGTTGCTGACATTATGGCTCAGCCTGATGTTGACGGCGGACTGGTCGGCGGCGCCTCTCTGAAGGCGGAGGAGTTCTCGAAGATCGCTCTGTACAAGAACGCCTGATCGGCTCGCGCCGGTCTTCTGACAGTTCGCCTGGCGCGCCCTACTCAGGACGGCCAGGCGAACTGCGGCAGAGATGTGAGGTAACGCGCCGCGTGCCCAACTGGTGTTGGACGGCCTTATACCACTACACTGCCTACTGTTATCCCCAGCATGTGAATGGAAAACCAGTGACTGCTCTGAAAATAATCCTTGTCGTACTGACCGTTTTGGCCAGCATCCTGCTTGTATTGACAGTGCTGATGCACAAAGGGCGCGGCGGCGGCCTGTCAGATATGTTCGGCGGCGGCATTTCCACTACTGCGGGATCATCAGGCGTGGCAGAACGTAACCTGAATCGCATTACCTTGGCAATTCTGATCGTGTGGGTGGTGTGCATCGTAGCCTACGCGCTCCTGACCAAGATCACGGTCGCCAGCTAAGATACGGCCTTACGCTCAAGCTTTCGGTAATCGCACGTGAGACGTGAACGTCCCACGTGCGATTTCTCTATTGACTGTGCGCGCAGTGGGCTGAGACCACGACCCGGTGATTCAGCGAACTTCCAGGCCGCGCGCCGAATCCGTATCAAGCCAGAACGTGGTTCGATCGCGTGGAAGACCGGCAATCGGTCGATCCTGCTCATGCGCGCCCAACACCAGTGCCTCCGCCAGTGCGTCAGCCTTCGAATCACCGGGCGCGACAACCCAGATATCACGGGCACTGGCAATAGTCGACATCGGCAGCGACAGCCTCAACGGCGGCATTTTCGGTGAATCGCGCACTACCAGAACAGGCGCGCCATCAGCTTCGTGCGCGCGGCCCGGGAAGAGGGAGGCAATGTGCCCATCCGGTCCCATCCCGATCAGCGCAAAGTCAAGCACCCCGTCACCGATATCTGAGCGCCACAGATCTGCATAGTCCTCAGCCGCCTGATCGAGTCCCTGACCGCGGTCGGAGGGCATGGGGCGCAGCTGAATGCCGGGCAGTTGCGCGAACAGCGCGGATACGGCCTGCTGGTCATTACGCTCGGAGTGGGTGGCCTGAACGAAGCGTTCATCGACCCACCACACTCGAATATGCGACCAGTCGGCATCGAGGTCGTCCTCGTCAGCGATGATCGAAGCGAGATCGGCGAGAACGTCGTGCACGACGCCGCCTGCGATAGCCCACTGGAAGGGACGGTCAGCGCTGTGTTCACGCGCGTCCTGCACGAGGATTGGCAACAATTCGCGCGCAACAGCGCTGGCCAGATTCTTACGGTCAGAAGCGGTGACGATACGGGGCAGGGGAGAAGAAGTCATGACTGGTCCTTGCAATCGCGACGAACGTCGTGCAGGAAATTGCCGATCACGTGCTGATACATGAGGTCAGGATCTAAGCGTCTGAGTTCTTCCATCACGCAGTCCTGAATACTGCGCCGCGGAAGATTAACCGCGACAGGATCAAGACCCGAACGCTTGACATGCGCGACAGACGAGCCGGCAGGGCGCGTTAACGAGGCTTCCTCGGCATCATCAAACGTGAAGTGCACACCCGTAATGGTTTGAGCTGTCGGATCAGTGTCGACG
The sequence above is a segment of the Schaalia radingae genome. Coding sequences within it:
- the gap gene encoding type I glyceraldehyde-3-phosphate dehydrogenase; protein product: MTIRVGINGFGRIGRNFFRAARQQGADFEIVAVNDLTDNKTLAHLLKFDSITGRLDAEVTYDEESISVDGKKIVALEERDPANLPWKDLGVDVVVESTGFFTDGEKAKAHIEAGAKKVIISAPGKNVDATFVMGVNSDDYDNEKHNIVSNASCTTNCLAPLAKVLDEAFGIDSGLMVTVHAYTGDQRIHDAPHKDLRRARAAALNIVPTSTGAARAVSLVLPQLKGRLDGYAMRVPVPTGSVVDLTFIPKKEGVTAEDVNAACKAASTGEFAEAFKYSEDELVSTDITGDPHTSIFDSKLTKVIDNQIKVVSWYDNEWGYSNSLVRLTSKVAAAL
- a CDS encoding phosphoglycerate kinase translates to MRTIETLGDLRGKRVLVRSDFNVPIKDGEITDDGRIRAALPTLNKLVDEGARILVMAHMGRPKGEVKPEFSLKPVAARLAELIDAPVSLAEDTTGPSAHEAAEKIKDGEIVLLENVRFDPRETSKDDAEREAFAKEMAELADAFVSDGFGVVHRKQASVYDIAKLLPSAAGLLVVKEIESLSRVTGDPERPYAVVLGGSKVSDKLGVIENLLTKADMLLIGGGMSFTFLAAKGYEVGKSLLEEDQIDTVKEYIDEADKRGVKLVLPVDVVAAPEFKADAPATVVDADKMPADQMGLDIGPKSGELFAQTLAEAKTVAWNGPMGVFEFEAFAEGTRAVAQALSSGSMFSVVGGGDSAAAIRQLGFDESTFSHISTGGGASLELLEGKTLPGIAVLED
- the tpiA gene encoding triose-phosphate isomerase, whose amino-acid sequence is MARTPLMAGNWKMNLNHLEAVHLVQGLAMALDDANFTYDDVEVVVIPPFTDIRSVQTVVEGDNLKIKYGAQDISTHESGAYTGEVSAEMLAKLGVSYVVVGHSERREYHGESDALVGEKARVALAAGMTPIICCGEGLEVRKEGRHVEHVLAQIDGALDGMDAEQAAKIVIAYEPIWAIGTGEVATPEDAQEVCGAIRARLAELYTPELADSVRVLYGGSVKSTNVADIMAQPDVDGGLVGGASLKAEEFSKIALYKNA
- the secG gene encoding preprotein translocase subunit SecG, which codes for MTALKIILVVLTVLASILLVLTVLMHKGRGGGLSDMFGGGISTTAGSSGVAERNLNRITLAILIVWVVCIVAYALLTKITVAS
- the pgl gene encoding 6-phosphogluconolactonase, which gives rise to MTSSPLPRIVTASDRKNLASAVARELLPILVQDAREHSADRPFQWAIAGGVVHDVLADLASIIADEDDLDADWSHIRVWWVDERFVQATHSERNDQQAVSALFAQLPGIQLRPMPSDRGQGLDQAAEDYADLWRSDIGDGVLDFALIGMGPDGHIASLFPGRAHEADGAPVLVVRDSPKMPPLRLSLPMSTIASARDIWVVAPGDSKADALAEALVLGAHEQDRPIAGLPRDRTTFWLDTDSARGLEVR